One genomic region from Terriglobales bacterium encodes:
- a CDS encoding PHB depolymerase family esterase codes for MRLQIVCAFLLLALPALAAGQTDSTHTLTVNGVQREYLLHVPPGYAKGHAAPLVLVLHGHGGAPRGTARNTGMSAEADREGFLVAYPAGLNRGWNDGRVEVGATADDVAFLAGVIDDVAARYDVDRSRIFAAGISNGGFMSTRLACELSDRIRAVGIVAATLSEPLRATCKPKRPVAVMMFNGTDDPLVPYGGGSIRGNRGRILGAEATASFWAKENGCTAEPERSDLPVADSGDPTRVSLARYTGCKPGAEVRLYTIHGGGHTWPGGRPYAPAFLVGKVSRQLDADEVMWEFFRAQK; via the coding sequence TTGAGATTGCAGATTGTTTGCGCGTTCCTGCTACTCGCGCTGCCCGCGCTGGCCGCGGGGCAGACCGACTCCACCCACACGCTGACCGTGAACGGCGTGCAGCGCGAGTATCTGCTGCACGTCCCTCCGGGGTACGCCAAGGGGCACGCGGCGCCGCTCGTGCTGGTGCTGCACGGCCACGGCGGCGCGCCGCGCGGCACCGCCCGCAACACCGGCATGAGCGCGGAAGCCGACCGCGAAGGCTTCCTGGTCGCCTATCCTGCCGGGCTGAACCGCGGCTGGAACGACGGCCGGGTGGAGGTGGGCGCCACCGCCGACGACGTCGCCTTCCTCGCCGGCGTGATCGACGACGTGGCCGCGCGCTACGACGTGGACCGCAGCCGCATCTTCGCCGCCGGCATCTCCAACGGCGGCTTCATGTCCACGCGCCTGGCCTGCGAGTTGAGCGACCGCATCCGCGCGGTGGGCATCGTAGCGGCCACGCTCTCCGAACCCCTGCGCGCGACCTGCAAGCCCAAGCGCCCGGTAGCGGTGATGATGTTCAACGGCACCGACGATCCGCTGGTGCCCTACGGCGGCGGCAGCATCCGCGGCAATCGCGGAAGAATCCTGGGCGCGGAAGCGACCGCGAGCTTCTGGGCGAAGGAGAACGGCTGCACGGCTGAGCCCGAACGCAGCGATCTGCCCGTGGCCGACTCCGGCGATCCTACCCGCGTCAGCCTGGCACGCTACACCGGCTGCAAGCCGGGCGCCGAGGTCCGGCTCTACACCATCCACGGCGGCGGGCACACCTGGCCCGGCGGACGCCCCTACGCTCCTGCCTTCCTGGTGGGCAAGGTCAGCCGCCAACTCGACGCCGACGAGGTGATGTGGGAGTTCTTCCGCGCGCAGAAGTAA